TCGACCACGGGAAAATCCTCCTGATGGGAGTGGAAGACCAGCTCCAGGACTTTCGCCAGCGTGGTGTTGCTCTTAACGGTATAAAAATTAGTAGGCAGTATATCGCGAACCCTGAATTTTTTCAAGGCCTCTTTTACATCCACCTGCATCTCTTCGCTGGAAGCGGCCATATATATGAATACGGCTATCACTATTAAAACGATGTTTAACCTTACAAAACCGAAATACGCGAAGCCTAACGCAAATACGTGGCCGAGGTTCACGGCGATCTTCGTGGCCTTCCGGTATCCCATCCTGGTAGCGAGAAGCGCCCTCAAGACCCTGCCGCCGTCCATAGGGAAGGCAGGCAAAAGATTAAAACCGGCAAGAGCCAGGTTTATCCAATATAGATACGCGATCGCAAGCTTCCATGTCCCGGCCGAAAGAGAATGGAACAGGATCTCATCCCCCAACAGGTATTTCATCGGGAAGAAGAATATTACCAGGATGGCGATATTGGAAGCCGGGCCGGCCAGCGATATCAGAAGCTCCTGGATCGGCTTCTCGGGGATCTTTGCCATGGACGCCACCCCGCCTATTGGGAGCAGCGTGATCTCACTGACATTTATCCCGAAATATTTCGCTACAAGGCTGTGGCACAGCTCGTGGACCGTAACGAAGAAAAAGACCCCGAACACCAGGAATACCCATTTCAAGCCGCTCGGCAGGACCAACAGGAACAGAAGAAAGAACGTCACGTGGATGTTTATCGATATGCCGAATATTTTAAATAACTTTATTGAGCCTCTCATGCCAGGTGAAATACCTCCCCGATCTCGCTGCCTTTCTTTGTCGGCCCTATAATGGCGAGGTTCAGGTT
This window of the Candidatus Omnitrophota bacterium genome carries:
- a CDS encoding site-2 protease family protein, which encodes MRGSIKLFKIFGISINIHVTFFLLFLLVLPSGLKWVFLVFGVFFFVTVHELCHSLVAKYFGINVSEITLLPIGGVASMAKIPEKPIQELLISLAGPASNIAILVIFFFPMKYLLGDEILFHSLSAGTWKLAIAYLYWINLALAGFNLLPAFPMDGGRVLRALLATRMGYRKATKIAVNLGHVFALGFAYFGFVRLNIVLIVIAVFIYMAASSEEMQVDVKEALKKFRVRDILPTNFYTVKSNTTLAKVLELVFHSHQEDFPVVDDGDAVGFATRQDIMAGVHRFGMNTMVKDVMRKDFPKVKDSDALMKVQNIMQVNNVRVLPVMRDNKVIGVITLEDIGRVYSMVSQKG